The proteins below are encoded in one region of Pseudomonas sp. SCB32:
- a CDS encoding cold-shock protein: MSDRQNGTVKWFNAEKGFGFITPESGPDVFVHFRQIEGNGYKSLDEGQKVSFIVTAGQKGPQAEQVRAV, from the coding sequence ATGTCCGATCGTCAAAACGGCACCGTCAAGTGGTTCAACGCTGAGAAGGGCTTCGGCTTCATCACCCCGGAAAGCGGCCCGGACGTATTCGTTCACTTCCGTCAGATCGAAGGCAACGGCTACAAGTCCCTCGACGAAGGCCAGAAGGTCAGCTTCATCGTGACCGCCGGCCAGAAAGGCCCGCAGGCCGAGCAAGTTCGCGCCGTCTAA